One window of Desulfobacca acetoxidans DSM 11109 genomic DNA carries:
- a CDS encoding bifunctional acetate--CoA ligase family protein/GNAT family N-acetyltransferase → MEKDHLDYLFKPESVAVIGASEKADSPGWSLLHNLQQGGFPGQVFPINPKIQEILGLPAYPAVTEVPGTIDLAVIAIPIADIPPVLRQCGQVGVKTAVIISVGGKEVGAEGDRIEAEIQAAAEEAGIRYLGHSSLGLICPWVGLHASLARQAVHPGHLAFISQSGALCSSVLGWAARKNIGFSHFISVGSKTDLDFADLIDYLGNQEPARSIIIYMESLTRHRKFMSAARSVSRIKPIIVIKAGRQQTKTRTGEHRNDPLISEDTAYEAFFRRAGIVRVDTIGQLFDCAETLGKIQRPLGGEIAIITNGGGPALMAVDALRRWNKAPGELSPEIQVKLANVLPAVWKPGNPINILRDATPERYAQTVHTVMEKREFSGLVIILSPQTLTNPTEVAATLVRETENQNLPIFAVWMGGDEVAPGIKILNQAGIPTFKTPEAAVDTFMEMYSYSRHLVLLQETPSRQPTDLKVNTKQARAFLNQCLAPAPKHLTELEAKAILSTYGIPVNRTVAAASAAEAKMAAQEIGFPVLLKINAPELEALTERTRVIYHLNDDLQVERAFDRLTGETRIRHPQFRNLGVTVQAQERKPHFELFIGCRQDPHFGPLLGFGTGGPFVEIFRDIAVDLPPLNLLLARRLMERTRIFQALAGESQLPAADLDQLAEILVRVSQLATDFPEIGFLEINPLFIINGRATAVAARLIVEASELPAPRHLIIAPYPNQYENDWMLRDGTPVLLRPMKPEDEPLVSAFLMKCSSETIFFRYFKKVKQWTHEMLIRFTQNDYDREVGLMALGQPPGPEVMMGVGRLIMAADRSSAEFAVIVADPWQGKGLGPKLVEQVIAIAQDQQVKLLYGEVLTQNQPMLDLAKKLGFKVRRAEDPQLCHIEMAL, encoded by the coding sequence ATGGAAAAAGACCATCTCGATTATCTGTTCAAACCGGAATCAGTTGCGGTTATTGGTGCCAGCGAGAAGGCGGACAGCCCGGGTTGGAGCCTGCTGCATAATTTGCAGCAGGGCGGTTTCCCCGGCCAAGTCTTCCCCATCAATCCCAAAATCCAGGAGATCTTGGGTCTGCCAGCCTATCCCGCCGTGACTGAGGTGCCAGGAACCATCGATCTGGCAGTCATAGCCATTCCCATTGCTGACATTCCACCTGTCCTGAGGCAATGCGGCCAGGTAGGGGTGAAGACCGCAGTCATTATCTCTGTCGGAGGCAAAGAGGTCGGAGCCGAAGGGGATCGGATTGAGGCGGAGATCCAGGCTGCGGCCGAGGAGGCCGGCATCCGTTATCTCGGTCACAGTTCCCTGGGTCTCATCTGTCCCTGGGTCGGCTTGCACGCCAGCCTTGCCAGGCAAGCAGTACATCCCGGCCATCTGGCCTTTATTTCCCAAAGCGGCGCTCTCTGCAGTTCCGTGTTAGGATGGGCGGCGCGGAAAAATATCGGCTTCAGCCATTTTATCAGTGTCGGTTCCAAAACCGACCTGGACTTTGCCGATCTTATCGACTATCTGGGCAACCAAGAACCGGCCCGGAGCATTATTATCTATATGGAAAGCCTGACCCGACACCGCAAGTTCATGAGTGCGGCCCGCTCCGTTTCGCGAATTAAACCCATCATTGTCATTAAAGCGGGAAGACAGCAGACCAAGACCCGAACCGGCGAGCACCGGAATGATCCCCTTATTAGTGAGGACACAGCCTACGAGGCTTTCTTCCGGCGGGCCGGTATTGTCCGGGTTGATACCATCGGCCAGCTCTTCGACTGCGCCGAGACCCTGGGAAAAATACAGCGACCGCTGGGAGGGGAGATCGCGATCATTACCAATGGCGGCGGTCCGGCCTTGATGGCCGTTGACGCCCTGCGCCGTTGGAACAAGGCCCCTGGAGAATTAAGTCCCGAAATCCAGGTGAAATTGGCAAATGTGTTGCCTGCTGTCTGGAAACCCGGAAATCCTATAAACATCCTCCGGGACGCGACCCCGGAACGCTACGCTCAAACCGTGCACACAGTGATGGAGAAAAGGGAATTTTCCGGATTGGTTATCATCCTTTCGCCTCAGACCTTAACCAACCCCACTGAGGTGGCGGCGACCCTGGTCCGGGAAACGGAAAATCAAAATCTTCCGATCTTTGCTGTGTGGATGGGTGGGGACGAAGTCGCCCCCGGCATAAAGATTCTCAACCAGGCTGGCATCCCCACCTTTAAAACTCCGGAAGCGGCGGTGGATACCTTCATGGAGATGTATTCTTATAGCCGCCATCTTGTTTTGCTTCAGGAAACCCCGTCTCGCCAGCCCACCGATTTGAAAGTGAATACCAAACAGGCCCGGGCCTTTTTGAATCAATGTCTGGCTCCCGCGCCGAAGCACCTGACCGAGCTCGAAGCAAAGGCCATTTTGTCTACCTACGGTATTCCAGTAAATCGCACTGTGGCCGCAGCCTCGGCCGCCGAAGCAAAAATGGCGGCCCAGGAGATCGGTTTTCCCGTGTTGTTAAAGATCAATGCTCCGGAACTCGAGGCCCTAACTGAAAGGACGAGGGTTATCTATCACTTAAATGATGACTTGCAGGTTGAGAGGGCGTTCGACCGATTAACCGGAGAGACCCGGATCCGACATCCCCAATTCCGGAATCTGGGGGTAACCGTCCAGGCCCAGGAACGAAAACCACACTTTGAGTTGTTCATCGGCTGCCGCCAAGACCCTCACTTCGGACCTTTACTGGGGTTTGGCACCGGAGGACCATTTGTCGAAATTTTCCGCGATATTGCAGTTGATCTCCCCCCCTTAAACCTGCTGCTGGCCCGCCGTTTAATGGAAAGAACCAGGATTTTCCAAGCCCTGGCGGGAGAGAGCCAGTTGCCCGCGGCAGACCTCGACCAGTTGGCCGAGATCCTGGTACGCGTTTCCCAATTGGCTACCGACTTTCCAGAGATCGGTTTTCTCGAAATCAATCCCTTATTTATCATCAATGGCCGGGCCACCGCCGTAGCAGCCAGGCTGATCGTGGAAGCCAGCGAGCTTCCAGCTCCCCGGCATCTGATCATTGCCCCCTATCCCAACCAGTATGAAAACGACTGGATGTTACGAGATGGGACGCCGGTGCTGCTCCGGCCCATGAAGCCCGAAGATGAGCCTCTGGTGTCAGCTTTCCTTATGAAGTGTTCCAGTGAGACAATCTTTTTCCGCTATTTTAAAAAGGTTAAACAATGGACGCATGAGATGCTCATCCGGTTTACCCAAAATGATTATGATCGGGAGGTGGGTTTGATGGCCTTGGGGCAGCCACCGGGTCCGGAGGTCATGATGGGAGTGGGTCGCTTGATCATGGCCGCAGATCGCTCCAGTGCGGAATTCGCCGTTATTGTGGCAGACCCGTGGCAGGGCAAGGGTCTGGGGCCCAAATTGGTGGAGCAGGTCATCGCCATTGCCCAAGACCAACAGGTGAAGCTTTTGTACGGTGAAGTCCTGACCCAAAACCAACCCATGCTGGACCTGGCGAAGAAGTTGGGATTCAAAGTCAGGCGGGCTGAAGATCCTCAGTTGTGCCACATTGAAATGGCTCTCTAA
- a CDS encoding DUF4160 domain-containing protein, whose amino-acid sequence MPSGIRTKEGKGTPGPYRFFFFSFDCNEPKPVHIQREKLVCKFWLDHLDLSKNYGFPPKELGEIRRLEAWHGHCGWGNRTKACQCPGFRR is encoded by the coding sequence TTGCCTTCCGGCATCCGGACAAAAGAAGGAAAGGGAACCCCTGGTCCTTACCGGTTTTTCTTTTTTAGCTTTGACTGCAATGAACCAAAACCCGTTCATATCCAAAGGGAAAAGCTTGTCTGTAAATTCTGGCTGGATCATTTAGATCTGAGCAAAAATTACGGCTTTCCCCCAAAAGAATTGGGCGAGATTCGTCGTTTAGAGGCATGGCATGGGCATTGCGGTTGGGGCAATCGAACCAAGGCTTGTCAGTGTCCAGGTTTCAGAAGATGA
- a CDS encoding DUF2442 domain-containing protein has translation MRLPAFLVDGRTISVPIAWSWRLSEATSEQRLNFEIIGGGIGILWPKIDEDISVEGMLYGSPAPRPRNN, from the coding sequence ATGAGATTACCCGCTTTCCTGGTTGACGGCCGGACCATTAGCGTGCCCATCGCCTGGTCATGGAGACTTTCCGAAGCAACGAGTGAACAGCGGTTGAATTTCGAAATTATCGGTGGTGGCATAGGGATACTCTGGCCCAAAATCGACGAAGATATTAGCGTCGAAGGCATGCTCTATGGCTCACCTGCACCCCGCCCCCGTAATAATTAG
- a CDS encoding type II toxin-antitoxin system HicA family toxin, producing MKLPRDISGEDLARLLEKLGYQVARQTGSHLRLTTTIPREHHVTIPCHEYLKLGTLNGILKDVAQHLKISKEELARRLWLGVV from the coding sequence ATGAAGCTGCCTCGGGATATTAGCGGCGAAGACTTGGCCCGACTCCTGGAAAAGCTCGGTTATCAGGTCGCCCGGCAGACCGGCAGCCACCTGCGCCTGACAACAACCATCCCCCGTGAGCATCATGTTACCATTCCTTGTCATGAATACTTGAAGCTGGGCACTCTCAATGGCATTTTAAAAGATGTGGCCCAACATCTGAAGATTTCCAAAGAGGAACTTGCCCGTCGTTTGTGGCTGGGAGTTGTATAA
- a CDS encoding type II toxin-antitoxin system HicB family antitoxin, which translates to MSAEIIFVVEEAAEGGYEAKALGHSIFTQGETLEEVREAVKDAVRCHFEDDQLPRIIRLHLVKDELLAV; encoded by the coding sequence ATGAGTGCCGAAATTATTTTTGTGGTGGAAGAAGCCGCCGAAGGCGGCTATGAGGCCAAGGCCCTGGGGCATTCCATCTTTACTCAGGGCGAGACCCTGGAAGAAGTTCGGGAGGCGGTGAAAGACGCTGTCCGCTGTCATTTTGAGGACGACCAATTACCCCGGATCATTCGCCTGCATCTGGTTAAAGACGAACTCTTGGCGGTATGA
- a CDS encoding type II toxin-antitoxin system RelE/ParE family toxin, with protein MSNKQERVFHKGQSRIILFAINENSCPAEDFLENELSKAERAKIAAIIKRYAEFGKINNRKQFKKIEGEDFWEFKSFQIRIFCYFKTEGRVVLTHGCKKKDQKLRRAEIERMKRIKMEYEKEDEQ; from the coding sequence ATGTCGAATAAGCAAGAGAGAGTTTTCCATAAGGGACAATCTCGAATCATATTATTTGCAATTAATGAGAATTCGTGCCCTGCAGAGGATTTTCTAGAAAATGAACTCTCCAAAGCGGAACGTGCCAAAATAGCGGCAATTATTAAACGCTATGCCGAGTTTGGAAAAATAAATAACAGAAAACAATTTAAAAAAATTGAGGGAGAAGATTTTTGGGAATTTAAATCTTTTCAAATACGCATCTTTTGTTATTTCAAAACCGAGGGAAGAGTAGTCCTCACACACGGTTGCAAGAAAAAAGATCAAAAGCTTAGGCGAGCGGAAATAGAAAGAATGAAACGTATTAAGATGGAATACGAAAAGGAGGATGAACAATGA
- a CDS encoding helix-turn-helix domain-containing protein, which translates to MNLLDEYMQDKDFKKLMAQEDLIMEVTETLCYLLEQEGVTRQELAKRLNKSKGFISQLLNGGRNLTLRTIADIAESLGYRVTIGAEKKFDLQNVKFLKFPTKEWGFKIPCFTEDGYRIPDEVAA; encoded by the coding sequence ATGAACCTTCTTGACGAATATATGCAAGATAAAGATTTTAAGAAATTGATGGCTCAAGAAGATCTGATCATGGAAGTGACGGAGACTCTTTGCTACCTGCTTGAACAAGAAGGTGTAACCAGGCAGGAATTGGCTAAAAGACTCAATAAATCCAAGGGATTCATCTCCCAATTATTGAATGGCGGGCGTAATCTCACTCTGCGCACTATTGCAGATATTGCAGAGTCTTTAGGCTATCGTGTCACTATTGGCGCTGAAAAAAAATTTGACTTGCAAAATGTTAAATTTTTGAAATTTCCTACCAAAGAATGGGGATTCAAGATTCCATGTTTTACGGAAGATGGATATCGCATTCCTGATGAGGTGGCTGCATGA
- the hisA gene encoding 1-(5-phosphoribosyl)-5-[(5-phosphoribosylamino)methylideneamino]imidazole-4-carboxamide isomerase, translating into MLVIPAIDLKNGQCVRLRQGLMDQATVYGEDPAAMARRWQEAGAQWLHVVDLDGAFNKKPTNDQAVEKIRQSIAIPMQLGGGLRTLAHLEMYLAMGIDRLILGTSVLKDRDMVVHALERFPGRIAIALDAREGRLASEGWVETSGTDAVEVAQILAPLEPAAFIYTDIKRDGMQTGPNIAATKRLAQAVAIPVIASGGVATIKDIEDLLPLRKDGVIGVITGKALYAGTLDFQAALQLTASLAKQ; encoded by the coding sequence ATGCTCGTTATACCAGCGATCGACTTAAAAAATGGGCAATGTGTAAGACTGCGCCAGGGATTGATGGATCAGGCAACGGTCTATGGCGAAGACCCGGCGGCGATGGCCCGGCGCTGGCAAGAGGCTGGAGCACAGTGGCTGCACGTGGTGGATCTAGACGGCGCCTTCAATAAAAAGCCGACCAACGATCAGGCCGTTGAGAAAATCCGCCAGAGTATTGCTATCCCCATGCAGTTGGGCGGCGGCCTGCGCACCCTGGCGCATCTGGAGATGTATCTGGCTATGGGGATCGATCGACTGATTTTGGGAACAAGCGTCTTAAAGGACCGAGATATGGTGGTGCATGCCCTCGAGCGTTTCCCGGGCCGGATCGCTATTGCTTTGGACGCCCGGGAAGGTAGGCTGGCCAGCGAAGGCTGGGTGGAGACCAGCGGCACCGACGCCGTGGAAGTGGCTCAGATTCTGGCCCCTTTAGAGCCAGCGGCTTTTATCTATACCGATATCAAGCGCGATGGCATGCAGACCGGGCCGAATATTGCCGCCACAAAACGGCTGGCCCAGGCAGTGGCGATCCCGGTTATTGCCTCCGGGGGCGTAGCGACAATCAAGGATATCGAAGATCTTTTGCCTCTTAGAAAAGACGGCGTCATCGGGGTCATCACCGGCAAGGCCTTATACGCCGGGACCTTGGATTTTCAAGCCGCCCTGCAATTGACCGCCAGCCTTGCGAAACAATGA